The following proteins are encoded in a genomic region of Fusarium oxysporum f. sp. lycopersici 4287 chromosome 1, whole genome shotgun sequence:
- a CDS encoding hypothetical protein (At least one base has a quality score < 10) — translation MGKPPELSGSRVSNRVRQLHCDTLRRPGLRPRPNKQIAGTVDGALWEEKRQDRVPTVTNGGHPHKVDWPRNNKTRFDKIIHSSARHSDGQVTEHEIIKWIVMMLLFAMWLPKPKLHIRANLEQCKPAKP, via the coding sequence ATGGGGAAACCACCTGAGCTGAGTGGAAGTCGAGTCTCCAACAGGGTTCGTCAACTTCATTGTGACACCCTTCGGCGCCCGGGATTGCGTCCGCGCCCAAACAAACAAATCGCAGGCACTGTTGATGGGGCGCTGTGGGAAGAGAAACGACAAGATAGAGTTCCCACGGTGACTAATGGAGGGCATCCGCACAAGGTTGATTGGCCAAGAAACAACAAGACGAGGTTTGACAAGATAATTCACTCCTCGGCACGCCATTCTGATGGTCAAGTTACAGAGCACGAGATTATCAAATGGATCGTAATGATGCTGTTGTTTGCCATGTGGCTTCCAAAACCAAAGCTACATATTCGGGCTAATCTCGAGCAGTGTAAACCTGCAAAGCCTTGA